From the Cucurbita pepo subsp. pepo cultivar mu-cu-16 chromosome LG05, ASM280686v2, whole genome shotgun sequence genome, one window contains:
- the LOC111794911 gene encoding golgin subfamily A member 6-like protein 22 — translation MGVVAGVHSKLSNSRGRPYALMLLIAFGAALLGVMLLHKFRERRICNLLLKRTDEDLHSFQLLFQKERDRSKELEKNNEDIKESMFLLRTQKMELDRRLLELQSTIDSLRDEQKIIKVALQEKQSEIKMLREKETENGNENSQVVVLTQRLKQKEDELEDLRRRLESRGAVAANDPSDPHEDSTKTEEQSEILLESMKNNRGESKPDFSEESTSKRDETETETETQKSEETPERREKEAAKVQKQVSSEDDGEESKITNDHKGEEGHDSEAIENQRADKILNDGMKMKTETGKYGHTRKMRGKRWRYIAKKRSGDNGWRLISKKRKQENNRHLEDSVATSTTNRKFIKGGTFNEEKMKEYPEEAREEENKRLKEEELNRESNSDVGDDSIKQNPDEENELKVKKSEEKQEQEQEDDGHFNRESNSDVGDDVKEETNKEETEDEF, via the exons atGGGTGTGGTTGCAGGGGTTCACAGCAAACTCAGCAACAGCAGAGGAAGGCCTTACGCTCTGATGCTGCTGATTGCATTTGGGGCAGCCTTGCTTGGAGTCATGCTCCTTCATAAGTTCAGAGAAAGGCGCATATGCAACCTTCTCCTCAAGCGCACAGACGAAGATCTCCATTCCTTTCAACTCCTCTTCCAG AAGGAAAGAGATCGAAGTAAGGAATTGGAGAAGAACAATGAAGACATAAAAGAATCGATGTTTTTGCTCCGAACCCAGAAAATGGAACTTGATAGGAGGCTGCTGGAGTTGCAATCGACCATCGACTCGCTCAGAGACGAGCAGAAGATCATAAAAGTTGCACTCCAAGAGAAGCAGAGTGAGATCAAGATGTTGAGGGAGAAAGAGACTGAAAATGGGAATGAAAATTCTCAAGTGGTTGTTCTAACTCAACGCCTCAAGCAAAAGGAAGATGAGTTGGAGGATTTGAGACGTCGACTTGAGTCTCGTGGAGCTGTGGCTGCTAATGATCCATCAGACCCACATGAAGATTCAACAAAGACTGAAGAACAAAGCGAGATATTGCTAGAATCAATGAAGAATAACAGAGGAGAGAGTAAACCAGACTTCAGCGAGGAAAGCACTTCAAAAAGAGATGAAACTGAAACTGAAACTGAAACTCAAAAGTCAGAGGAAACCCCTGAAAGAAGGGAGAAAGAGGCTGCGAAAGTGCAGAAGCAAGTGAGCTCTGAAGACGATGGCGAGGAATCTAAGATCACCAACGATCACAAGGGGGAAGAAGGTCATGATTCTGAAGCAATTGAAAATCAGAGAGCTGATAAGATCCTGAATGATGggatgaagatgaaaacaGAAACAGGCAAATATGGGCATACGAGAAAGATGAGAGGAAAAAGATGGAGATACATCGCCAAGAAAAGGTCGGGGGATAACGGATGGAGACTGAtttcgaagaaaaggaagCAGGAAAACAACAGACATTTGGAAGACAGTGTGGCAACTAGCACGACCAATAGGAAGTTCATTAAGGGAGGGACTTTCAATgaggagaaaatgaaagagtaCCCAGAGGAAGCTAgagaagaggaaaacaaaaggttaaaagaagaagaattgaatAGGGAATCCAATTCTGATGTGGGAGATGATAGCATTAAGCAAAACCCAGATGAAGAGAATGAGCTAAAAGTGaagaaaagtgaagaaaaacaGGAACAAGAACAGGAGGACGATGGTCATTTCAATAGGGAATCCAATTCTGATGTGGGAGACGACgttaaagaagaaacaaacaagGAAGAGACAGAGGACGAGTTCTAA
- the LOC111794915 gene encoding oral cancer-overexpressed protein 1 homolog, which translates to MDDIFDSSLNLEETHLKEGYAEGYKDGLVAGKEEAKQVGLKVGFEVGEEIGFFRGCVDVWKSVILIDPERFSSRVQKSVKQMEELVEQYPLQDPENEQVQELMEGLRLKFRTICATLGVKLEYSGHPKSASDGQEIF; encoded by the coding sequence ATGGACGACATCTTCGATTCCTCCCTCAATCTTGAAGAGACCCATTTGAAGGAAGGCTACGCCGAGGGCTACAAAGACGGCCTAGTCGCTGGCAAAGAAGAGGCAAAACAAGTAGGCCTTAAAGTTGGTTTCGAGGTCGGCGAGGAAATTGGGTTCTTCAGAGGGTGTGTGGACGTCTGGAAATCTGTTATTCTGATCGACCCAGAACGGTTTTCGAGTCGGGTTCAGAAGAGTGTGAAGCAGATGGAGGAGTTGGTAGAACAATACCCGCTTCAGGACCCTGAGAATGAGCAAGTTCAGGAGCTGATGGAAGGATTGAGGCTCAAGTTCAGAACGATTTGCGCCACTCTGGGTGTCAAATTAGAGTATAGTGGCCATCCTAAATCGGCTTCAGATGGACAAGAGATCTTTTAG